A window of the Calditrichia bacterium genome harbors these coding sequences:
- the ribD gene encoding bifunctional diaminohydroxyphosphoribosylaminopyrimidine deaminase/5-amino-6-(5-phosphoribosylamino)uracil reductase RibD, with amino-acid sequence MEDVIYMERAHFLAKKGAGYTSPNPMVGAVLVKNNEIIGEGYHAKSGEFHAEIAAIENATAPVRGATLYCNLEPCCHQTSEKRTPPCTNRIIREGIEKVVISTLDPNPHVSGRGVATLQAAGIAVETGLLAEKAALLNQAFFKFIQTRQPFVHLKIAQSLDGRIATANNHSQWITDETARTRVHEWRSQNDAILVGANTVEMDNPNLTLRFAMGKQPLRIIADSHLRISINNNLLQDDFRQLTHVFTTASHDAEKRRQIEAAGANVHVIAADPTGKTDLSALLFELGKMHVTSLLVEGGAGLYSAFIREALFDKISVFIAPLIIGDGISAIGNLGTQKISDALQLEFPRIEQINGQVLFEGYRNLAETLGDIARFAAVEKSVI; translated from the coding sequence GTGGAAGACGTTATCTACATGGAGCGCGCACATTTTCTCGCAAAAAAAGGTGCGGGTTACACTTCGCCAAACCCGATGGTTGGTGCTGTTTTGGTAAAAAACAACGAAATCATCGGTGAAGGATATCATGCGAAATCTGGTGAATTTCATGCGGAAATTGCAGCCATCGAAAACGCTACAGCACCTGTTCGCGGCGCTACTTTGTATTGCAATCTGGAACCCTGTTGCCATCAAACCTCCGAAAAACGGACGCCGCCCTGCACTAACCGGATCATCCGGGAAGGTATCGAAAAAGTTGTCATTTCCACTTTGGACCCAAATCCACATGTGAGTGGCAGGGGAGTAGCGACGTTGCAAGCGGCAGGAATTGCGGTAGAAACCGGTTTGCTCGCCGAAAAAGCAGCGCTGCTCAATCAGGCTTTTTTCAAATTTATCCAGACCCGCCAACCGTTTGTTCATCTCAAAATTGCTCAATCGCTGGACGGCAGAATTGCCACAGCCAACAACCACTCGCAATGGATCACCGACGAAACTGCACGCACGCGCGTTCACGAATGGCGAAGCCAAAACGACGCAATTTTGGTTGGCGCAAACACTGTTGAAATGGACAACCCGAACCTGACACTCCGGTTCGCGATGGGCAAACAACCATTGCGAATTATCGCGGACAGCCACTTGCGTATCTCCATAAATAACAACTTGTTACAGGATGATTTCCGACAGTTGACCCATGTTTTTACCACTGCCAGCCACGATGCGGAAAAGCGCCGGCAGATTGAAGCCGCTGGTGCGAATGTGCACGTTATTGCGGCAGATCCAACCGGGAAAACAGATCTTTCCGCGTTATTGTTTGAACTCGGGAAAATGCATGTAACTTCGCTGTTGGTTGAGGGCGGTGCGGGATTGTATTCGGCATTTATCCGGGAGGCATTATTTGATAAAATTTCTGTTTTTATCGCACCGCTGATTATCGGTGACGGAATTTCCGCGATCGGCAATCTGGGCACACAAAAAATTAGTGACGCGTTGCAACTTGAATTTCCGCGAATCGAGCAGATTAACGGGCAAGTGCTTTTTGAAGGTTACCGAAATCTGGCTGAAACACTTGGCGATATCGCCAGATTTGCAGCTGTTGAAAAAAGCGTGATTTGA
- a CDS encoding riboflavin synthase: MFTGLVEEIGEIGSVETIDGGVRFKILAQTVLSDLQIGDSICVSGACLTAVAVSKTHFAVEAVGETLEKTSLGTLGSGSRVNLERALAASGRFGGHIVQGHVNATGVICQWFQRGENWFLEVELPQSLMKYVILEGSISIEGISLTVAKLNSNRVGINIIPHTVVATNLGSKKVGETVNIEVDVLAKYVENILAHR; encoded by the coding sequence GTGTTTACAGGACTTGTTGAAGAAATCGGCGAAATCGGCAGTGTCGAAACAATTGATGGTGGAGTGCGTTTCAAAATCCTGGCTCAAACGGTGCTTTCGGATTTGCAAATCGGCGATTCGATCTGCGTTAGCGGCGCATGTTTGACGGCTGTTGCAGTGAGCAAAACGCATTTCGCGGTCGAAGCTGTTGGCGAAACACTGGAAAAAACCTCGCTCGGCACGCTCGGCAGCGGTTCCCGGGTTAATCTGGAACGGGCGCTGGCAGCCAGCGGTCGATTCGGCGGACACATCGTTCAGGGGCATGTGAACGCGACCGGTGTTATCTGCCAATGGTTTCAGCGTGGTGAAAACTGGTTTCTGGAAGTTGAGCTGCCGCAATCACTGATGAAATATGTTATTTTGGAAGGCTCAATTTCTATCGAAGGCATCAGCCTGACAGTGGCAAAATTAAACAGTAATCGTGTCGGGATAAATATTATTCCGCACACAGTTGTTGCGACCAATCTCGGTTCCAAAAAGGTTGGGGAAACGGTGAACATCGAAGTGGATGTGCTCGCAAAATATGTTGAAAACATACTGGCACATCGCTAA
- the ribA gene encoding GTP cyclohydrolase II, whose product MLKTYWHIANGIGVSELNSNKSTSENGHIDSVFVNAEEAIRRFQNGEMLILTDHEKRENEGDFVIAAEFATPEMINLMITRGRGLVCLSITAERAKALNLSPQATDNTALHKTAFTVSVDALEGTTTGISTHDRSVTIRKMIDPNCQPEDLGRPGHVFPLVANPGGVLVRPGHTEAVVDLAKSARLFPAGVLCEILDDDGSMARLPRLEKLAAELNLKICSVEDLIQYRYKNEKLINRIVDVQLPSSLGDFDFYYYESLVNPNEFHVALVKGELSEMKNPLVRVHSECLTGDVFGSMRCDCGDQLHQALDEIEKDGSGILIYLKQEGRGIGLKNKILAYRLQEKGMDTVEANNALGFEADLRNYWFAAQILSDLGVRNIRLLTNNPDKITELEKYGVAVVKRAPIEITPNRVNERYLRTKAEKLGHILHASFHEV is encoded by the coding sequence ATGTTGAAAACATACTGGCACATCGCTAACGGCATAGGAGTAAGTGAATTGAATTCTAATAAATCGACATCAGAAAACGGGCATATCGACAGCGTTTTTGTGAATGCTGAAGAAGCGATCCGGCGGTTTCAAAATGGCGAAATGCTGATTCTAACCGATCACGAAAAACGTGAAAACGAAGGAGATTTCGTGATCGCCGCTGAGTTCGCAACGCCGGAAATGATCAATTTGATGATCACTCGCGGACGCGGATTGGTTTGCCTTTCTATTACTGCGGAGCGCGCAAAAGCGCTGAATTTATCGCCGCAGGCGACGGATAACACAGCGCTGCACAAAACCGCATTTACCGTGAGCGTTGATGCGTTGGAAGGCACAACTACCGGTATTTCGACACATGACCGTTCTGTGACGATTCGAAAAATGATCGATCCCAATTGCCAACCGGAGGATCTCGGTCGTCCCGGGCATGTGTTCCCGTTGGTGGCGAATCCCGGTGGCGTGCTGGTTCGCCCCGGGCATACAGAAGCGGTTGTCGATCTCGCCAAAAGCGCGAGATTATTTCCCGCCGGCGTGCTCTGCGAAATTCTCGACGATGACGGCTCGATGGCTCGTTTGCCCCGATTGGAAAAACTGGCTGCGGAACTAAATTTAAAAATTTGCAGTGTTGAAGATTTGATCCAGTATCGCTATAAAAATGAAAAACTGATTAATCGTATCGTTGATGTTCAACTGCCAAGCTCGCTCGGCGATTTCGATTTTTATTATTACGAAAGCCTGGTCAATCCGAACGAATTTCACGTTGCGTTGGTAAAAGGCGAACTTTCGGAAATGAAAAATCCGTTGGTCCGGGTGCATTCCGAATGCCTCACCGGCGATGTATTTGGCTCGATGCGCTGTGATTGCGGCGATCAATTGCATCAGGCGCTGGATGAAATTGAAAAAGATGGCAGCGGGATTTTGATTTATCTGAAACAGGAAGGCCGCGGAATCGGGCTGAAAAATAAAATTCTGGCGTATCGGCTGCAGGAAAAAGGAATGGATACCGTCGAAGCCAACAATGCGCTGGGCTTTGAGGCAGATTTGAGAAATTACTGGTTTGCTGCACAAATTTTAAGCGATTTGGGTGTCCGCAACATCCGTTTGCTTACTAACAATCCTGATAAAATTACCGAGTTGGAAAAATACGGTGTGGCGGTTGTTAAACGTGCGCCCATCGAAATCACTCCAAATCGCGTAAATGAACGCTATTTACGCACCAAAGCGGAAAAATTGGGGCATATTTTGCACGCCAGTTTTCACGAAGTTTAA
- a CDS encoding glucose-1-phosphate adenylyltransferase codes for MPNNVVSMILAGGQGTRLYPLTKYRSKPAVPIAGKFRLIDIPISNCIHSGYRQIYICTQFAAESLHRHIFMTYRFSMFTKNFITILSAQQTLENRDWYQGTADAVRQNLTFLDSYGDYVLILSGDHLYRMDYSKFVNYHIQKGADISIGVIPVTRERANQLGIMKVDKNSSITTFYEKPKEDSLLDELAVPEEVFAEQGVASRGRTHLGSMGIYVFNRKVLQELLEGTSYSDFGKEVIPYAISNKKVYAYFFDGYWEDIGTIGAFFDAHLDLTRPLPSFNFYDEDAPIFTHPRFLPGAKVLNANTSNVLMCEGSIINPSNIHNSIIGLRTIIGQNCNLDQVITMGADYYETEEQKDQNRNLGTPNVGVGENSNITRAIIDKNARIGKNVTISNKRGVQNEEGKNYVIQDGIVVIPKNAVVPDGTVI; via the coding sequence ATGCCAAACAATGTAGTATCGATGATTCTTGCTGGTGGTCAGGGAACCCGGCTTTATCCGCTAACAAAATACCGCTCAAAACCCGCCGTACCAATTGCCGGTAAATTTCGATTAATTGATATTCCGATATCAAATTGTATCCATTCAGGCTATCGGCAAATATATATCTGCACTCAATTTGCCGCAGAATCTCTGCACCGGCATATTTTTATGACATATCGATTTAGCATGTTCACCAAAAATTTTATTACCATTTTATCCGCACAACAAACCCTCGAAAACCGTGACTGGTATCAGGGAACCGCAGACGCTGTTCGCCAAAACCTGACATTTTTAGACAGTTACGGCGATTATGTGCTCATTTTATCGGGTGACCACCTTTACCGGATGGATTACAGCAAATTCGTCAATTACCATATCCAAAAAGGTGCTGACATCTCCATTGGTGTGATTCCGGTAACCCGAGAGCGCGCCAATCAATTGGGCATCATGAAAGTTGACAAAAACTCATCTATCACAACGTTTTACGAGAAACCGAAAGAAGATAGTTTGTTGGATGAACTGGCTGTTCCGGAAGAAGTATTTGCAGAACAGGGTGTTGCATCGCGCGGGAGAACGCATTTGGGTTCGATGGGAATTTATGTGTTTAATCGCAAAGTGCTGCAGGAATTGCTCGAAGGCACATCCTATTCTGATTTTGGCAAAGAAGTTATCCCGTATGCCATTTCTAATAAAAAGGTTTACGCATACTTTTTTGACGGATATTGGGAAGATATCGGAACGATCGGCGCTTTTTTCGATGCACATCTGGATTTAACACGTCCGCTGCCATCGTTTAATTTTTATGACGAAGACGCACCGATTTTCACTCACCCCCGTTTTTTGCCCGGCGCAAAAGTGCTAAATGCAAATACATCAAATGTATTGATGTGTGAGGGAAGTATTATCAATCCGTCAAATATTCACAATTCTATTATCGGGTTGCGAACAATTATCGGGCAAAATTGCAATCTTGATCAGGTAATTACAATGGGTGCTGATTATTATGAAACCGAGGAGCAAAAAGATCAAAATAGAAATTTGGGCACACCAAATGTCGGCGTCGGTGAAAATTCGAATATTACCCGCGCGATTATCGACAAAAACGCCCGTATCGGAAAAAATGTAACTATTTCCAACAAACGCGGTGTGCAGAACGAAGAAGGAAAAAATTATGTAATTCAGGATGGGATTGTCGTGATTCCGAAAAACGCGGTTGTTCCGGATGGAACAGTCATTTGA